The Nostoc sp. 'Lobaria pulmonaria (5183) cyanobiont' genome window below encodes:
- a CDS encoding PQQ-dependent sugar dehydrogenase: MVAFTLKPTQTLGRILSASLISLMSLEVLTTTAISQPPPASVETKLKVPSTMTSWPFNINRYLKVPPNFSVSVYARINKARFMAVAPNGDLLVSQPSSGKVLIVRSNGSKDPIISDFVTGLRKPHDIVFHKIDNTTYVYISESHQINRFIYNSGDLIAKNRQIVVTGLPDSSTQELKGAYGHELKNIALDNNHKLYVSIASTCNACKEDSVSTPKRGAIYQYNANGTNQRLFAQGLRNAEGLAFLPGTNDLWVVVNNRDNIAYPFKDSSGNYGKIIPSYVDNHPPEEFTKVRDGGNYGWPFCNPNPDTSNGLNNMPFNWDYQFNGNGKVNCNAMDRISKGIQAHSAPLGLTFLQNTNFPSLYSNGVVTGLHGSWNRQNKTGYKIAYFPWNSTTKTPGQEIDLVTGWVVPATQETWGRPVDMVVDGQGSLLISDDYSGTIYKLSYTPSQQVKVYRDPNFGGISQSFPTTPGIYKANQGDLNIVGNDTISSLSVPPGTRVRVCQHETGGLCRDYAAGDYKSLGKDLDNIISYIEVK; the protein is encoded by the coding sequence ATGGTTGCATTTACTCTAAAACCAACACAGACACTTGGACGCATACTATCCGCATCGCTAATTAGTTTGATGTCCTTAGAGGTTCTTACCACCACAGCGATTAGCCAACCGCCCCCTGCGTCTGTTGAAACCAAACTGAAAGTGCCTAGTACAATGACCTCTTGGCCCTTTAATATTAACCGTTACTTGAAAGTGCCGCCCAATTTCTCCGTCTCTGTTTATGCTCGCATTAATAAAGCTCGCTTTATGGCAGTTGCTCCCAATGGGGATCTTCTAGTATCACAGCCCAGTTCCGGTAAAGTGTTAATTGTCCGGTCAAATGGCAGCAAAGACCCAATTATTTCTGACTTCGTGACAGGTCTACGCAAACCACACGACATTGTGTTTCATAAGATTGACAACACCACATACGTTTATATCTCTGAGAGTCATCAAATTAACCGCTTCATCTACAACTCTGGAGACTTAATCGCAAAAAATCGTCAAATCGTTGTAACTGGCTTACCAGACAGCAGCACACAAGAACTCAAAGGCGCTTATGGTCACGAACTGAAAAATATCGCACTTGATAACAACCACAAACTGTACGTGTCGATCGCCTCTACATGCAATGCCTGTAAGGAAGATTCTGTCAGTACTCCAAAACGCGGTGCAATTTACCAGTACAACGCTAATGGAACTAATCAGCGACTTTTTGCCCAAGGTTTACGTAATGCTGAAGGGTTAGCATTCTTACCTGGCACAAATGACCTTTGGGTAGTCGTTAATAATCGAGATAACATCGCTTATCCTTTCAAAGATAGCAGTGGCAATTACGGTAAGATTATCCCCTCCTACGTAGACAACCACCCACCAGAGGAGTTCACGAAAGTCCGAGATGGCGGTAACTACGGTTGGCCATTCTGCAATCCCAATCCTGACACGTCAAACGGCCTCAACAATATGCCATTTAACTGGGACTATCAGTTCAATGGTAATGGAAAGGTTAATTGTAATGCAATGGACAGGATTAGCAAAGGTATCCAAGCCCATTCAGCTCCTTTGGGACTAACATTCTTACAAAATACTAACTTTCCCAGCCTATACTCAAATGGGGTAGTGACAGGGCTGCATGGTTCATGGAATCGGCAGAATAAAACGGGCTACAAAATAGCTTACTTTCCCTGGAACAGTACGACAAAGACTCCGGGGCAGGAGATAGATTTAGTCACCGGTTGGGTAGTTCCAGCAACGCAAGAAACCTGGGGGCGACCCGTGGATATGGTAGTAGATGGGCAAGGTAGTTTGTTAATTTCGGATGACTACAGTGGCACTATCTATAAGCTCTCCTACACGCCGTCACAACAGGTTAAGGTCTACAGAGACCCTAACTTTGGTGGAATTTCCCAGTCTTTTCCTACGACTCCAGGAATATACAAAGCCAACCAAGGTGACTTAAATATTGTTGGTAATGACACTATTAGTTCATTAAGTGTACCACCGGGTACACGGGTACGTGTGTGCCAACATGAAACTGGTGGTTTATGCCGTGACTATGCTGCTGGTGATTATAAATCCCTTGGAAAGGACCTTGATAATATCATCTCGTATATAGAGGTCAAGTAG
- the nifH gene encoding nitrogenase iron protein → MTDEKIRQIAFYGKGGIGKSTTSQNTLAAMAEMGQRILIVGCDPKADSTRLMLHSKAQTTVLHLAAERGAVEDIEIEEVMLKGFRDVLCVESGGPEPGVGCAGRGIITAINFLEENGAYQNLDFVSYDVLGDVVCGGFAMPIREGKAQEIYIVTSGEMMAMYAANNIARGVLKYAHTGGVRLGGLICNSRNTDREIDLIETLAKRLNTQMIHYVPRDNIVQHAELRRMTVNEYAPESNQANEYRTLATKIIDNKNLAIPTPIEMEELEELLIEFGILESEENAAMLVGKSAAEAPVV, encoded by the coding sequence ATGACAGACGAAAAGATTAGACAGATAGCTTTCTACGGTAAGGGCGGTATCGGTAAATCTACCACTTCCCAAAACACCTTGGCAGCTATGGCAGAAATGGGTCAACGCATCCTCATCGTCGGTTGCGACCCTAAAGCTGACTCCACCCGTTTGATGCTGCACAGCAAAGCTCAAACCACCGTTCTTCACCTCGCTGCTGAACGTGGCGCAGTAGAAGATATCGAAATCGAAGAAGTGATGCTGAAGGGTTTCCGTGACGTTCTTTGCGTAGAGTCTGGTGGTCCAGAACCCGGTGTAGGTTGTGCGGGTCGTGGTATCATCACCGCCATCAACTTCTTAGAAGAAAACGGTGCTTACCAAAACTTAGACTTCGTATCTTACGACGTATTAGGTGACGTTGTGTGTGGTGGTTTCGCAATGCCTATCCGCGAAGGTAAGGCACAAGAAATCTACATCGTTACATCAGGTGAAATGATGGCGATGTACGCTGCTAACAACATTGCTCGTGGTGTTCTTAAGTATGCTCACACAGGTGGCGTGCGTTTGGGTGGTTTAATTTGTAACAGCCGTAACACTGACCGGGAAATCGACCTAATCGAAACCTTGGCAAAACGGTTGAACACCCAAATGATTCACTACGTACCCCGTGACAACATCGTTCAACACGCAGAATTGCGCCGGATGACTGTTAACGAGTACGCACCAGAAAGCAACCAAGCTAACGAATATCGGACATTGGCTACAAAGATCATCGACAACAAGAATCTAGCTATTCCTACACCCATCGAAATGGAAGAACTAGAAGAATTGTTGATTGAATTCGGTATTCTCGAAAGCGAAGAAAATGCTGCAATGCTAGTTGGTAAGAGTGCTGCTGAAGCTCCTGTAGTATAA
- the nifB gene encoding nitrogenase cofactor biosynthesis protein NifB, translated as MTSPSTRLLNSNATESTTQAKSGGCGCDSTSSATVERDETLEERIAKHPCYSEDAHHHYARMHVAVAPACNIQCNYCNRKYDCANESRPGVVSELLTPEQAAHKALVIGGKIPQMTVVGIAGPGDPLANPDKTFRTFELIAEQAPDIKLCLSTNGLMLPDYIDRIKELNIDHVTITINMVDPEIGAKIYPWVHYKRKRYRGLEGAKILHERQMEGLQALKDADILCKVNSVMIPGINDQHLVEVNRVIREKGAFLHNIMPLISAPEHGTHFGLTGQRGPTPKELKEVQDNCSGNMKMMRHCRQCRADAVGLLGEDRSQEFSKEKFLEMTPEYDMDKRQEVHDGIEKFKEELKVAKDKALVGKKFANNPKVLVAVATKGGGLVNQHFGHAKEFQIYEVDGKEVLFVGHRKIDQYCQSGYGEEASFEHIMKAIADCKAVLVSKIGNSPQEKLLEAGIQSVEAYDVIEKVALEFYEQYVKELGNKA; from the coding sequence ATGACATCACCGTCTACACGACTCCTCAACTCCAACGCTACGGAATCGACAACCCAAGCAAAATCAGGTGGTTGCGGCTGCGACAGCACCAGCAGCGCCACCGTGGAAAGGGATGAAACGCTCGAAGAACGCATTGCGAAACATCCCTGCTACAGCGAAGACGCTCATCACCACTACGCTCGGATGCACGTTGCAGTTGCTCCAGCTTGCAACATTCAATGCAACTATTGCAACCGCAAATATGATTGCGCTAACGAAAGCCGTCCTGGAGTAGTTAGCGAGTTGCTAACACCAGAACAAGCAGCACACAAAGCTTTGGTCATTGGCGGCAAGATTCCTCAAATGACAGTTGTGGGAATTGCCGGTCCTGGCGACCCATTGGCGAACCCAGATAAGACTTTCCGCACATTTGAGTTGATTGCAGAGCAAGCACCAGATATCAAGCTGTGCTTATCAACCAATGGTTTAATGCTGCCCGACTACATCGATCGCATTAAAGAATTAAATATAGATCACGTGACGATCACCATTAACATGGTAGATCCAGAGATCGGTGCTAAGATTTATCCTTGGGTTCACTACAAGCGCAAGCGTTACAGAGGTCTTGAAGGCGCAAAAATTCTTCACGAAAGACAGATGGAAGGATTGCAAGCCCTGAAAGATGCTGATATCTTATGCAAAGTTAACTCCGTGATGATTCCCGGAATTAATGACCAGCACTTAGTCGAAGTGAATCGAGTCATTCGTGAAAAAGGTGCATTCTTGCACAACATCATGCCATTGATTTCTGCACCAGAACATGGCACACACTTCGGTTTAACCGGTCAACGCGGCCCCACACCCAAAGAACTCAAAGAAGTTCAAGACAACTGCTCTGGTAACATGAAAATGATGCGTCACTGTCGCCAGTGCCGTGCCGATGCAGTCGGATTATTGGGAGAAGACCGCAGCCAAGAATTTTCCAAAGAGAAATTCTTGGAAATGACTCCAGAATACGACATGGACAAACGCCAAGAAGTTCACGACGGTATTGAGAAGTTTAAAGAAGAACTTAAAGTTGCTAAAGACAAGGCGTTAGTCGGCAAGAAATTTGCCAACAATCCTAAAGTCCTTGTTGCAGTAGCAACCAAAGGCGGCGGATTGGTTAACCAGCACTTCGGTCATGCCAAAGAATTCCAAATTTACGAAGTGGATGGAAAGGAAGTTCTCTTTGTCGGTCATCGTAAAATTGACCAATACTGCCAAAGTGGATACGGCGAGGAAGCTTCTTTTGAGCATATTATGAAAGCGATCGCAGATTGCAAAGCAGTTTTAGTCTCCAAAATTGGTAACAGTCCTCAAGAAAAATTGCTTGAAGCTGGAATACAGTCTGTTGAAGCTTACGACGTGATTGAGAAGGTGGCTTTGGAGTTTTACGAGCAATACGTTAAGGAATTAGGGAATAAGGCATAG
- the ppk2 gene encoding polyphosphate kinase 2 — protein sequence MSIDEVENQQNNDLVQTATNLVEKLVKVKDKKISKKSKRIFDGSTEVFAKKIPKKTFETELKQLQIELVKMQYWIKHVGYRVVVIFEGRDAAGKGGVIKRIADPLNPRGCRVVALGTSSDREKTQWYFQRYVQYLPTAGEIVLFDRSWYNRAGVERVMDFCSEAEYQEFMQSCPEFERMLVRSGIVLIKYWFSVSDEEQEERFLSRSHDPARRWKLSPMDLESRDRWVEYSKAKDTMFAYTNIPEAPWFTIEADNKRRARLNCIHHLLSKVPYEDMTPPPLELPSRPVAEDYVRAPRNEQFFVPQVY from the coding sequence ATGTCAATTGATGAAGTTGAAAACCAACAAAATAATGATCTAGTTCAAACCGCTACAAACTTAGTAGAAAAACTAGTAAAAGTAAAAGACAAGAAAATATCTAAAAAATCAAAACGGATTTTTGATGGTAGCACAGAAGTTTTTGCCAAGAAAATTCCCAAAAAGACTTTTGAAACTGAACTAAAGCAACTCCAGATTGAATTAGTCAAAATGCAATACTGGATTAAGCACGTTGGCTATCGGGTTGTCGTCATATTTGAAGGACGGGATGCTGCCGGCAAAGGAGGAGTAATTAAACGGATTGCCGATCCACTCAATCCTCGTGGTTGTCGTGTAGTCGCTTTGGGAACTTCCTCCGATCGCGAGAAAACTCAGTGGTATTTTCAGCGCTACGTGCAATATCTTCCGACAGCAGGTGAAATTGTCCTCTTTGATCGCAGTTGGTACAACCGAGCCGGAGTTGAACGGGTGATGGATTTTTGTAGCGAAGCAGAATATCAAGAATTCATGCAATCTTGCCCGGAATTTGAACGAATGCTGGTGCGATCGGGCATTGTTTTAATCAAGTACTGGTTCTCCGTCAGCGATGAAGAACAAGAGGAACGCTTTCTTTCTCGCAGTCACGATCCAGCAAGGCGCTGGAAACTCAGCCCAATGGATTTGGAATCACGCGATCGCTGGGTAGAATACTCCAAAGCAAAAGATACCATGTTTGCTTACACGAATATTCCAGAAGCCCCCTGGTTTACGATTGAAGCAGATAATAAAAGACGTGCGCGGCTCAACTGCATTCATCATTTGTTGAGCAAAGTTCCTTACGAAGATATGACACCTCCTCCCTTAGAGCTTCCGTCTAGACCAGTGGCTGAGGATTATGTTCGCGCTCCCCGCAATGAGCAGTTTTTTGTGCCTCAAGTGTATTAA
- a CDS encoding globin domain-containing protein, translated as MSTLYDKLGGQPAIEQIVDELHKRIATDSLLNPIFAGTDMVKQRNHLVAFLSQIFEGPKQYAGRPMDKTHAGMNLQQQHFDEIAKLLSESMAVRGESPEDTQAALERVSNFKDAILNK; from the coding sequence ATGAGCACATTGTACGACAAACTTGGCGGACAACCAGCTATTGAACAAATAGTAGATGAACTCCACAAACGTATTGCCACAGACAGCCTCCTCAATCCCATTTTTGCTGGTACAGATATGGTCAAGCAACGTAATCATCTAGTTGCATTCTTATCTCAGATTTTTGAGGGGCCAAAGCAATACGCAGGTCGTCCAATGGACAAAACACACGCCGGAATGAATTTACAGCAACAACACTTTGATGAGATCGCCAAGCTTTTGAGTGAATCAATGGCTGTGCGTGGAGAGTCGCCAGAAGATACCCAAGCTGCACTAGAGCGTGTCTCAAATTTCAAGGACGCTATTTTGAACAAGTAA
- the nifU gene encoding Fe-S cluster assembly protein NifU translates to MWDYTDKVLELFYDPKNQGAIEETSEPGVKLAMGEIGSIACGDALRLHLKVEVESDKILDARFQTFGCTSAIASSSALTEMVKGLTLDEALKVSNRDIADYLGGLPEAKMHCSVMGQEALEAAIYNYRGIPLATHDDDDEGALVCSCFGISEAKIRRVVLENNLTGAEEVTNYVKAGGGCGSCLANIDDIIKSVQQEYASAAINDYGVKVATEIVTSKERSLTNVQKIALIQKVLDEEIRPVLIADGGDVELYDVEGDRVKVVLQGACGSCSSSTATLKIAIEARLQDRVSKNLVVEAV, encoded by the coding sequence ATGTGGGACTACACCGATAAAGTATTAGAACTGTTTTACGATCCCAAAAATCAGGGAGCAATCGAAGAAACGAGCGAACCTGGGGTTAAGCTTGCAATGGGAGAAATCGGTAGCATTGCTTGCGGTGATGCTCTGAGACTACACCTGAAAGTGGAAGTAGAATCTGATAAGATTCTAGATGCTCGTTTTCAAACCTTTGGCTGTACTAGTGCGATCGCATCTTCTAGTGCATTAACCGAAATGGTCAAAGGTTTAACCTTAGATGAAGCCTTGAAAGTGTCCAACAGAGACATTGCAGATTACCTTGGTGGTTTACCAGAAGCAAAGATGCATTGCTCTGTCATGGGACAAGAAGCGCTAGAAGCCGCTATCTATAATTATCGTGGCATTCCTCTAGCTACCCACGATGATGATGATGAAGGCGCGTTAGTTTGCAGTTGCTTTGGGATCAGCGAGGCCAAAATTCGCCGCGTCGTTCTTGAAAATAATCTCACTGGTGCTGAAGAGGTAACAAATTATGTAAAAGCTGGTGGTGGATGCGGTTCCTGTTTGGCGAACATTGATGATATAATTAAATCAGTTCAACAGGAATACGCCTCAGCTGCTATCAACGATTACGGCGTAAAAGTTGCCACAGAAATTGTTACGTCTAAAGAGCGATCGCTAACTAACGTGCAAAAGATTGCTCTAATTCAAAAAGTTCTTGATGAAGAAATCAGACCCGTACTCATTGCAGACGGCGGAGATGTAGAACTCTATGATGTCGAAGGCGATCGCGTTAAAGTTGTCCTGCAAGGTGCTTGCGGTTCCTGTTCTAGTAGTACAGCAACCCTAAAAATTGCGATCGAAGCCAGATTACAAGATCGTGTCAGCAAGAACCTTGTAGTCGAAGCAGTTTAG
- a CDS encoding type II toxin-antitoxin system HicB family antitoxin, whose amino-acid sequence MNSRYTIIIQWSDEDECFVVSLPEWGEFCHTHGETYEEAFKNAQEVLEMLIESSLADSQTLPEPKTLGKSLEVA is encoded by the coding sequence ATGAATTCTCGCTACACAATAATTATTCAGTGGTCTGATGAAGATGAGTGTTTTGTTGTCAGTCTTCCTGAATGGGGAGAATTTTGTCACACTCACGGAGAGACTTATGAAGAAGCTTTTAAAAATGCTCAAGAAGTTTTAGAAATGCTGATTGAATCATCTTTGGCAGATAGTCAAACTTTACCAGAGCCTAAAACGCTAGGAAAATCTTTGGAAGTTGCATAA
- a CDS encoding 4Fe-4S binding protein: protein MAYKILTSQCISCNLCLSVCPTNAVKVVDGQHWIDAELCTNCVGSVHTMPQCKAGCPTCDGCVKQPSDYWEGWFADYNRVVAKLTNKQDYWERWFNCYSQKYSEQLQKRQPQSVGAEV, encoded by the coding sequence ATGGCTTACAAAATTCTTACTAGCCAGTGTATTTCCTGCAATCTCTGTCTATCTGTATGTCCCACAAATGCAGTTAAAGTGGTTGACGGACAGCACTGGATTGACGCTGAACTTTGTACAAACTGTGTTGGTAGCGTTCATACCATGCCTCAGTGTAAAGCTGGTTGTCCCACCTGTGACGGTTGCGTTAAGCAGCCTAGCGATTATTGGGAAGGCTGGTTTGCCGATTACAACCGCGTAGTTGCTAAATTAACAAATAAACAAGATTACTGGGAACGTTGGTTTAACTGCTATTCCCAGAAATACTCCGAACAGTTGCAAAAGCGTCAACCCCAATCAGTGGGAGCAGAAGTTTAA
- a CDS encoding Uma2 family endonuclease, with protein MIAIPQQPLKMTVEEYLEWEPQQDLRYEYANGEVFAMTGGTIPHNDIALNLYRPLYPHLRSRGCRVNVSDVKIQLTPQSRYYYPDIIVSCAPEDLNARNFIQHLKLIAEVLSPGTSAKDRGEKFTYYLTIPSLQEYILIDSEKISVERYCRGEGRMWLYYPYTAGDTIALSSIEFECPIELLYEGVVFTTEE; from the coding sequence ATGATCGCTATCCCCCAACAGCCGCTAAAAATGACCGTTGAGGAATATCTCGAATGGGAACCTCAGCAAGACCTTCGCTACGAATATGCCAATGGCGAAGTATTCGCTATGACAGGCGGTACAATTCCCCATAACGACATTGCACTAAATCTCTACAGACCTTTGTACCCTCATTTGCGTTCCAGAGGTTGTCGAGTGAATGTGTCAGATGTGAAAATACAACTCACTCCCCAGAGTCGCTACTATTATCCTGATATTATTGTCAGCTGCGCTCCTGAAGACCTGAATGCTCGCAACTTTATTCAACATCTCAAGCTAATTGCCGAAGTTCTTTCGCCAGGTACAAGCGCTAAAGATCGGGGTGAAAAATTCACTTATTATTTGACAATCCCCAGTTTGCAAGAATATATCTTGATTGACTCGGAAAAAATCTCCGTCGAACGTTACTGTCGGGGTGAGGGTAGGATGTGGCTTTACTATCCCTACACGGCTGGAGATACGATCGCTTTATCGAGCATTGAGTTTGAATGCCCGATTGAATTGCTGTATGAAGGTGTTGTATTTACCACTGAAGAATAA
- the nifS gene encoding cysteine desulfurase NifS: protein MQNNCIYLDNNATTKVDSEVIEVMLPYLTDYYGNPSSMHTFGGQVGKALRTAREQLAAILGADQSEIVYTSCGTEGDNAAIRAALLAHPEKRHIVTTQVEHPAVLNVCKQLETQGYSVTYLSVNHQGQLDLDELEASLTGNTALVTIMYANNETGTIFPIEQIGLRVKEYGAIFHVDAVQVVGKIPLNMKTSTVDMLTVSGHKLHGPKGIGALYIRRGVRFRPFILGGHQERGRRAGTENVPGIIALGKAAELEMLHLEEANKRQTRLRDRLEQALLTTIPDCVVNGDPTQRLPNTTNIGFKYIEGEAILLSLNKYGICASSGSACTSGSLEPSHVLRAMGLPYTTLHGSIRFSLCRYTTEAEIDQVIEVMPSIVERLRALSPFKNDDAGWLQEQEQALAHR from the coding sequence ATGCAAAATAACTGCATCTATCTCGATAATAATGCCACCACTAAGGTAGACTCAGAAGTTATAGAGGTAATGCTACCTTACCTGACGGACTATTACGGCAATCCCTCCAGTATGCATACCTTTGGTGGGCAAGTTGGTAAAGCACTGAGAACAGCAAGAGAACAACTTGCAGCCATCCTGGGAGCCGATCAGTCAGAAATCGTCTATACTAGTTGTGGAACTGAGGGAGATAACGCCGCGATTCGAGCCGCACTATTAGCGCACCCAGAAAAGCGACACATCGTTACCACCCAAGTCGAACACCCAGCAGTACTTAATGTCTGCAAACAATTAGAAACCCAAGGTTACAGTGTTACCTATCTTTCAGTAAATCATCAAGGGCAGCTGGATCTAGATGAACTAGAAGCTTCCTTGACGGGTAACACCGCCCTGGTGACAATTATGTATGCTAATAACGAAACCGGCACGATTTTCCCGATTGAGCAAATTGGGTTGCGGGTGAAAGAATATGGCGCTATCTTCCATGTAGATGCGGTGCAAGTAGTGGGAAAAATCCCCTTGAATATGAAGACTAGCACCGTGGATATGTTAACCGTGTCTGGTCATAAGCTGCACGGGCCGAAAGGAATTGGTGCTTTGTATATCCGGCGCGGGGTTCGGTTCCGTCCCTTCATACTTGGGGGACACCAAGAACGCGGACGTAGGGCGGGAACAGAGAATGTTCCGGGAATTATTGCCTTGGGCAAAGCTGCGGAACTTGAAATGTTACACTTAGAAGAAGCAAACAAAAGACAAACAAGGCTGCGCGATCGCCTCGAACAAGCTTTACTCACTACAATTCCCGATTGTGTAGTCAACGGTGACCCTACGCAGAGATTGCCCAACACCACCAATATCGGCTTCAAGTATATTGAAGGTGAAGCTATCTTACTATCGTTGAATAAATACGGTATCTGTGCCTCATCCGGTTCTGCTTGTACCTCTGGTTCACTCGAACCTTCCCACGTCCTTCGGGCAATGGGCTTACCCTACACAACTTTGCACGGTTCCATTCGCTTCAGCCTTTGTCGCTACACCACTGAAGCCGAAATCGATCAAGTGATAGAGGTAATGCCCAGTATTGTAGAACGTTTACGCGCCCTCTCACCCTTCAAAAATGATGATGCAGGTTGGCTGCAAGAACAAGAGCAAGCACTAGCTCATCGTTAG
- the nifD gene encoding nitrogenase molybdenum-iron protein alpha chain, with product MTPPENQNIIQERKELIKEVLSAYPEKAAKKREKHLGVYEEGKSDCGVKSNVKSLPGVMTARGCAYAGSKGVVWGPIKDMIHISHGPVGCGYYSWSGRRNYYIGTTGIDSFGTMNFTSDFQERDIVFGGDKKLTKLIQELDVLFPLNRGVSIQSECPIGLIGDDIEAVARKTSKEIGKPVVPVRCEGFRGVSQSLGHHIANDMVRDWVFTKSDQAKKDGTLKFEGTPYDVAVIGDYNIGGDAWASRILLEEIGLRVIAQWSGDGTINEMLMTPNVKMNLIHCYRSMNYISRHMEEAYGIPWLEYNFFGPTKIAESLREIASKFDETIQANAEKVIAKYQPTMDAVLGKYRPRLEGKTVAIMVGGLRPRHVVPAFQDLGMKMIGTGYEFAHNDDYKRTAGYIENGTIVYDDVTAYEFEEFIKALKPDLVASGVKEKYVFQKMGLPFRQMHSWDYSEPSDRSSTSYNARFFRGKIKKSLFLA from the coding sequence ATGACACCTCCAGAAAATCAAAACATCATTCAAGAAAGAAAAGAACTAATTAAAGAAGTTCTCAGTGCTTACCCAGAAAAAGCCGCTAAAAAGCGCGAAAAGCACTTAGGCGTATACGAAGAAGGTAAGTCCGATTGCGGCGTTAAGTCTAACGTTAAATCTCTTCCAGGTGTAATGACCGCTCGTGGTTGTGCTTACGCCGGTTCTAAAGGTGTGGTCTGGGGTCCTATTAAGGATATGATCCACATCAGCCATGGGCCTGTTGGTTGCGGTTATTATTCTTGGTCTGGTCGTCGTAACTACTACATCGGTACCACAGGTATTGACTCCTTTGGTACCATGAACTTCACCTCCGACTTCCAAGAACGAGATATCGTCTTTGGTGGAGACAAGAAACTTACCAAGCTCATCCAAGAACTTGATGTACTTTTCCCCCTCAACCGTGGTGTTTCCATCCAATCTGAATGTCCCATCGGTCTAATTGGGGATGACATCGAAGCTGTTGCCAGGAAGACATCGAAAGAAATTGGCAAGCCAGTTGTACCTGTGCGTTGCGAAGGCTTCCGGGGTGTTTCCCAATCTTTGGGACACCACATTGCTAACGACATGGTTCGTGACTGGGTATTCACCAAATCCGACCAAGCTAAGAAAGACGGTACACTCAAGTTTGAAGGTACTCCTTATGATGTAGCCGTCATTGGTGACTACAACATCGGTGGTGATGCTTGGGCTAGCCGCATCCTGTTAGAAGAAATCGGCTTGCGCGTAATCGCTCAGTGGTCAGGTGATGGTACCATCAACGAAATGTTGATGACCCCCAACGTGAAGATGAACCTCATCCACTGCTACCGGTCGATGAACTACATCAGCCGTCACATGGAAGAAGCTTACGGTATACCCTGGCTTGAATACAATTTCTTCGGCCCCACCAAGATTGCTGAATCTTTACGGGAAATCGCTTCTAAATTTGACGAAACAATCCAAGCAAACGCTGAGAAGGTCATCGCCAAGTATCAGCCCACAATGGATGCGGTTCTTGGAAAGTATCGCCCACGTTTGGAAGGTAAGACTGTCGCCATCATGGTTGGTGGTCTGCGTCCTCGCCACGTTGTCCCAGCTTTCCAAGACTTGGGCATGAAGATGATAGGTACTGGTTATGAGTTCGCTCATAATGATGACTACAAACGTACTGCTGGCTATATCGAAAACGGCACCATCGTTTATGACGACGTTACCGCTTACGAATTCGAGGAATTTATCAAAGCCCTCAAGCCCGACCTTGTAGCCTCTGGTGTGAAAGAGAAGTACGTCTTCCAGAAGATGGGTCTTCCTTTCCGTCAAATGCACTCTTGGGATTACTCCGAACCTAGCGATCGCTCCTCAACATCATATAATGCCAGGTTTTTTCGCGGCAAGATAAAAAAGAGCCTATTTCTAGCCTAA